The Heptranchias perlo isolate sHepPer1 chromosome 31, sHepPer1.hap1, whole genome shotgun sequence genomic interval TGGGTAAAATTTTAGTTTTAAAACTCTGTTTCTGCTTCATTAGTGTTTTCCattgcaaatgttttctttttgaGAACTTGTCACAGATCAGGGGTAAGTCACTGACTATTCTGTAGAAAACCATGATTCTGTACTTGAGATACAGGTCAGAATTTCTGTGCTGAGGTCACATCTTGCTGAAATGTGATTGTTCTGTTTGGAGTAACTGATCACCGTTCCcatttcctcctctgcctcctgccCCTTTGCTCCAAATCCCCAAAATACATTGGATCCCCATAACACTGTGACTATTTTCCTAGCCATCCTCTTCAACATGAAGCACTTGGGCTCAGCTTGCTGCCATCTCCATCCAAGATTTCAAATTCACAGTGTGCACAAATttcaggggtgaggaggagggttgtgaatattatTCAAGGTTGCTTTAAATTAAAATGAGCCTGAGCAGGTCATTGATCAGACTGATCTATGACAGTCTAACACTTGGCGTTCCACTGTACCTCAAAACATGTTCAACTCTGCTTTTCTGATATTTTCTGTAACATTGGTGGGCCAGAAAAACAAACCACTTGTCACTGATTGTCAGGGGATAGAttaccacaactcacagttcataaTTACCCAGAGAGTTCCTGATCTTGGCCAAACCATCTTAGAGGCACTGACCGAAAATAGGAGGAAAaaataaaagttttattttaCAAGGATGTAAAATTGCTACAAATTCTAAGTATCCCAGGGCTGTGATTGCTGCAAGTTCTAATGTTCATGGTCCCGCAGGAGGCCCATTTAGTTTAAATCGTGTTCCCATTTATTTGCATATATCCCAAgctgctgatactaacagattcTTGGTGTTTTGATTTagaatttatccaccaatgaggcagcaGCACTAAGAACAGTTTCCAAACAGCGCAAACCAACAAATTAGAAATATATAAGCACAAGTAAGATGGAATTGTCAGGGTTCGTGTGCTGTACATGGTCTCTGATGCTGGACTCCAAAGTCACTGACCCCAGGATTGGATTCGGAGTTCAGAAAATTTTCATTGGGATGCCCTGTCTCTAGTGTAAGTATGATGCAAAATTGTGTTTACTAAACGTAGTCGTGATAGAAAGCGTTCAGTGAACTATCAATATCAATCCATACAGCCCTTTATTTTGTGGCACTGATAACTGGATACCTTGGATCAATGGGAACTTCAACCTATGCATCAGACACATCCATCAGGAATTTTCTCAGAGATGCTCCCGATTGGCCACCACAAATTCGGCGGACGTCCCTTTTATGGGGAATGTGTGGGGTTCCCGCCGAGGTTACAGTGGCTCATCGGGAGACAACCCCACTCCCACCCTGAGGAAATCCTGGCAATAGTTGAATGTAGCAAGTGCTGTTCTGGGGACTGTCCTTTTTTGGTTCTCAGGCTGTGGGTGAAACTGCCAAGGctccaattattgcccatccctagttgccagtGGTGGTCTTTCTCCTTGAATCCctgcagtccttgaggtgatgCTGTGTTTTCAGCGTTTCCCATTGAGAAAAGCACCAACAACTTATTTCCATCTCCTACTAGGTGCAGCCCCAAAGTAATTAGTGGCGGAATATGGAATCATTCCTTCATAGTTACCTCCTTCAGTGAGCAGGGGCTAGTGGTACATATCTTGGATACAAAAGTTTTTTGAGGGggaggagttggtggggggaaggAAATCTGACTCTACACACCTGCTAGTCTAATTCCATCATGAATGCAGTCAGCTCACCCTAACCAGTCAGGCAAAGTTAAACACTAATAAGAACAGACCCTTTTTTTTAAGCTATAAATAAAGGTTTATTTCAGAATTGCACACTGATTAAACCCATCCGAACAGGGTTATAGTGTCGCTTCCAAAGCGGCATACGTCTGGTTCCAGAAGCTGACGCTGTCATAGCGAAGCCTCTGCTTGACAGAGTTCACGTCGATATCCTTGTTAATGTCCAGATACTGGGTGTACGTAGACGTGTACTGGATCCATGGGGTGGGCACTTTGGATTCACCCCTACTAGGATCACTGAAAGACAAAACAGATTCAGTCACTGCTGGTTACATTCTCCCCGAGCCACTTAGaggaaaaaaaacttgtatttatacagcaccttaccaCATCtctcaaaacatcccaaagcacttctatTACCGTAATGTAGGCAAGTGCAGTGGCCATTCATTGCATAGCAACTACTGAGATGAATGATCGGTAAGTCTGTTTTTGGTTGAGATAGGAGCGTTGGCCAGGAGAATGCCCTGCTACTCTTTTTAAATAAAGCCGTAGCATCTTAGACCCTGTTCCTGTGGTTGAGGTGGATGTTAAGTGTTGCGTTTGAAGGACAgcaactcagtactgcactgacctTTTAGCCTCAATTATGCGCTccggtcttgaacccacaaccatctgactcggaggcaaaGGTATTACCAACTAAGACAAGCTGACACGCAAATCGGGAAGGTGGTTCTTCTTGGACCGCCCGTGCCTCGTTCTCAGTGGTGAGTTACTGGATGCTTGGAGACTGCCCTCACaaaagtgcccaaaactgaacgaagtactccagatggggtctgagcaAGGCTGTGTGCAACTGAagaataacttcctccccttagtattccataaccctgcaaattagtcctcttcaagaacCTACTATATTATGTCCAATTgcattttgaaagttcctatggaatctgctttcaccactctttcaagtagtgcattccagatcttaacaaacctctgaaaaaatttctcctcatttccactagttcttttgccaattattttaaatctatgacctctggttaccgacccacttgccagaggaaaccgtttctccctacTGCCTCtagcaaaacccctcataattttgaataccccttaggtctccccttaacctctgctctaaggagaacattcccagcttctccaatctctccacataactgaagtccctcatcccttgtatcatcctggtaaaccacctctgcatcctctccaaggccttgacatccttcctaaagtgtggtgtccagaactctacacaatactccagctggggcttaaccagtgatttgtaaaggtttagcataactgccttgtttttgtattcagtgcccttatttacaaagccaagtatcccatacactttcttaatcaccttatcaacttgcccagccaccttcaaggatttgtgaatatgcccccccccccaccaggtccctctgctcttgcaccccccctcaaaatagtgccatttagattctactgcctctccatgttgttcctcctaaagttcatcacttcacacttatccacgttaaattgcatctgccatgtatctgcccatttcaccagtctgactatgtcctcccgaagtctgctactatccttctcactatttgctaTGTTGCTAAGTTTTCTACCATCTGtgaacttcgaaattgtactccctatagcCAAGTCCAGGCCATTTATATATAATAAgaaaagggtacttggatgtgcacttgaggtgccgtaacctacaaggctacggaccaaaagctgtaaagtgggattaggttggatagctcttttttggccggcacagacatcttgggccgaatggtccctttctgtgctgtaaatttctatgattctatgagaagcaATGGCCCTAATAACAACCCCAgtacatacttctctccagtcagaaaaacatctgttcaccactactttctacttcctatcccttagccaattacgtacccaaggtACTATTATCCATTTTATACcacgtgcttctattttctgaataagtctcttatgtggcactttatcaaatgtcttttgaatgtCCAGAGAtataacatctactgcactaccttcatcaacgcTCTCTGTTACTGCATCAAAGAACCcagtcaggttagtcagacacgatttccctttaacaaatccgtgctggctgtcccttattaaccaatGCTTCTCcaactgagaattaattttgtctttaccaatggtctctagtagcttTCCTAACACTGaagttagattgactggcctgtagttaccagatttatccctctccccttttttgaacaggggtgtaacatttgcaattctccagtcctttggcaacTCCCATATCCaaagaggattgaaagattgtggtcagagcttctgctacgtcccccctagcttccctcagcaatctaggatttATCCCAcagctgatgttaaactgacagctctgtttctccctcccttaaatactggagtgacatttgcaatttttcaatccaaaGACACTGGAGAAAATGTCTTAAAATAAGAGCCTCGATCTCAAAATAATTTGCATGTTTACCAGAACTCTCAGAATATAAAGCTGCTAAACATCAAAATGTTATGGTACTGTAGCCCAGTGGTTATGGtcgtggactagcaacccagaggttttgagttcaaatcccaccatggtaaattgtgaaattgaattcaatctggTAATATGTATATTGGTAACCCAATTGGTTAATTAAGGTCgtccagggaagggaacctgccaaccCTACCTGGTCTGGACTACAGGTAACTCCAAGCCCACTTTTAATGTCCTCTGAAGGGACCTAGCAAGTCAtaaagaggtgccatcttttggatgaggcgttaaaccctgtctgccctctcaggtggacataaaagatcctatgatattatttcgaagaagagcaggggagttctctccggtgtcctggccaatatttatccctcaatcagtaTAACTAAAAACAGACTGGTCATTATCGCGTcactgcgggatcttgctgtgtgcacattggctgccccgtttcctacattgcaacagtgactaggcttaaaaaagtatttaattggctgtaaagcacattgttgTATTCCGAGGTcatgacaggcgctatataaaggcaagttctttcttaattcTGTTTCCTTACCCAGTGTGGGCAAAATTGGTCCAGTAGGCGATTATATGTCTCGAGACGTCTCTGTCCCTCGGCCGGTATCCGAGTGGAGTGGCAAACGGTTTTCCAAAGACGTACTGAAGGTCTTCAGCGTGATCAGCCCCCAACCAATTGGGAAAAATAGGAGCCCGGGAGGGGTAGGAAAACACGTAGCTGAATGTCTGTGCTCccctgggagagagggagcgaggaaagaaagaaaggaaggagaagAAATGACAAGAGGAGGAAATGTAAGCACAGATCAAAAAATATGGAAGGAAAATATCAGTTAAAAATGTTGTTAAACACAGGTTTTAAAAACataatgttacatagaatttacagcacagaaataggccatttggcccaactggtctatgccagtgtttatgctccacatgagcctcctcccaccttatttcatctaaccctgtccttctgttcctttcttcctcgtgtactcatctagcttcccctagaTGAGCAGCTGCTGTGGGGGGTTGCAAGTTCCAACCCCCCATCCCTGAATTCCTGATGTCAGCTGTGGGGATGTGTCCAGCTGAGGCCAGGCACTTTGGGGAACAGGGAAAAGATCAAAGAAAGAGACCACCCCCCCACCGGTCTGTTTTTGTTCCATGATCAGAACAGTACTGCCAAGGGACTGGGAGCAAAGTCTGCCTGTCCCTTCGGCTGTGAACAGTACAGGGAGACCCAGACAGGAAAAGAGTAgagaataacttttttttaaaaagaatatttttaaaaaataatatagcTTTCAAACAAAATGGTCTAAAATACTTTTGTAGCCTTCCAGTGGAAGTATGTGGATATGATACGGATTCAAGAGTGGGCTGATATAACATACTCATGACTCAATAGCCTGTGTGAATGGACCAGGATGTTGGGTAGATATCGTGCTGATTGGCGGAGGAGAGGttcatcctcccctccctctcatggTGGTACAGTCTGATAGTCCCCACTTCTATCAACCACCTCACCACTTGCTTGAACACAAGATGTAACCATATATGGCAATGTCTGGCTGGTAACTTACTGAGCATGTTGGTAATGAAGATCCAATGCCAGTTGTGTGGGGACCAAGAAGAGGACATCCGTCTCCAGCTCCACCACTGTCCTTTTAATGGTCTTTTGACTTGGAGTGGAAGGCCAGTCCTTGGTGTATTGTGCATAAGTAATGTTGGTACCTTGTCCTCTCGTGTTCATGGTCAGACCTTGAATGAGGTGATACAAGTCCTCCCTGTAGATATTAACAAACATTCAAGTTCATGAGAATAATATATGGACAATTCTTTTTTCCAAGTATGCAGATAAATTATTCATTTTCAAGTGTTGATACTGCAATGGCAGTGAATCACAGGCTAGGTTTTTATTCAAAAACAAGTCAACATATTGTGTATGCTGTCCATTGCACCATCTTCTATAACCACGTATCCAATCCCTCTCTGTATTCTTTCTCAGTCACCAATATGGAATGGATGTGTCTATCAAAAGTGCAGTAGAATTTCTCTAACTATGCTATATGGTGTCCAGGAGCTTCCTTGGCGTCACTGAGAATAgtgtttattttcttttaaattaatattttttacttTCACCAATTTTATATTTTATCACCTAGTCGTTGTCTCTGATGGTCCATGTTAGCCAGCTTCACGGACTCCCCAGAGACTGCCCAGTCTTGCCTCTTCCCTCTGCTGGGAAGTGCTGTAGTGTTCACTCTTATTGGAAACATCGCAGATCGGCAGCTGAGGGGAGCAGGATGTAAACCCATGTCTGTTCCCCATGCTTGGTACTGAATTAGCTTGCGAACAGGTCCTTGTAGattaataaaaatataatttttttcagTAAGTTACCCTGAACAAATGCAAGTAAAGGGCTGTCAGAGTTAGGTTTGGTAGCCGCCCCTGCCAACCCTGGCCAAAGGAACCTGTACACCAACTGATATCTCTCCACCCTCTTCCTGCGTTTCCTGATGCTGGTCAGAGACAGCTTGAGCCATTTCATGTAGGCGCTGTCTGACGATAGCCCTCTTTCATGATACCACTGGAACAGAGCTTCACAGTATAAGTTATACAGCAGCAGGAAGGAGTGGGATGTGCATTTAATTCCCCCCAGTCCCCTACACCACTAAGTTCTGAATCTCTACCATGGAGAGATGACAAACGGGAGCTAGTTGCTTCTTCACAAAGAGTTCtgaaagggggggggaaggggggaggggggaagggagggggaaggggggaggggagggggaggggggagtcaccTCCAGCAAACTCTTGCACCCCTCCAATGATCTGATCTGAGAGAAGCTTGAGAAAGTATTGTGTGTGATGTAGAGACTCAGGAAGGGAAAGGAGTGCCTTAAAAGGAGGGAGTCTCAccctcaacaacaaaaaaaacaacacaCTCAATTAAATAAGACGTGTCCCGTACGGATAGGTCTTTCCTAGCCCAGCCTGATTGATTGAAGGAACATCCAGGCCAGCAAAAAGATGTCCGTCCATATTGTTAACACCAGCAATGTAATCGACACCAGCAGCATTGTGGTAGAGTTTCTTTGGCTCATCGGGAATAAAGTCTCCATCGATGACGGGAGCCCATATCAGGTAGAATACAAGTGGAACTATGAGATGAAAAGAAAAGAAGCAGCCAGTCAGTCAGTTCCACTCCAGTGCAAAATTATACTGTGAACTCATCCGCCGCTTAATAGAGAACTGCTGCCATATCCAGAGCTGCACCACACAAATGGGCTCTTCACTCCCACACACCTTTGCTTAGGTGGGACAATGGGACAGTCTGAGGCATAGGTGACTCCATACCTTCCTCCAAAGTTGCAACCATATAAATTCACATGATGCAGTCTTGGAACAGGTCACGCTGATTGCGCCATTTTTGTCCTGTTACAAGTTAGGatcttgccttagatattctcttgggtacagCAGTGCTGGTCACTCCACTAAGTGGTCTGAGCACCTTACGTTCAGAGGTGTAACCCATACTGCCTAATATCTAACTACATGACAGTGTAgcccaggggtgtaacaataggatccccttgtgatctgaactggatattgtgtctGTCACACGTACCCCCATGTGAGCCTCTCCATCCTTTTCAAAGGCGGACCGAGAATGCATTCAGTAAGATGAAGCCAGATATGAGTCGTTAAGCTGCATTATTTTACAGCAAGTGAACACGCAAAGCAGCAGTTACGACAGTTACAACTTTTCTTCACATACTACCACAAATAATGAACACGCAACACTTCCCCACACCAGTGGGTTATCTTACTTGACTCAAACAAAATAACTTCTAATTGTTCTTCTGCATTCTAATCTTCTGAGTCTGGTGAAAGCTTGCCCCCTGCAGCTTTCTGCTTTAAAAATCCTGCCTGTCAGTGACTGTCTCTGTTTTTATCTccctgtgtgggtgggtgggtgtgggcgGGGGGGAACCAATGCCAGACAACCCCTACTGAGTGCCTAGGACCAGGGACCTCCCAATACAATGGACACAAGGTGTTTATCAATTACCAAGAcaggctaatgaattgcttattgttcTCAGTCTTGGGAAAAGCTATGTCAATACTCAGCCCATTATCAGTTTAACCACCTTTCAGTtcaatactattttttttaatgaattgatcaatacattttgctttgaagacccAAAATTTAAATGCAACACTTTTCCAGTTTTTTTCTGTGGAAATATGGTCAAAAGTTCTCAAAAGGGACAAGAGCATTCACATCATCTTTTCATGTATCTTACCTTCCAAGTTTACAAGCTTTAAGGGAATAGCCAAAGTGACAGCTTTGGGGTCTGTGATCTTCAGGCAGGCCATCATGGCAGCAGGGTCATCTTTTGGACAGCCAACCTTCGCAGCAAGCTGAAAGTTACCAGACCAGGCGTTAGTACCTTCGGACAGAATGAGTATTATTCCTATTAGCACTTCTCTGCATTTGACAACCAGTGGCCTCATTAAATAGGCCCAGGTCAGGTCTATATTTGGGCCAAATACAGAGTACAGCACATCTCCATTCTTCCTCCAAGAATGTACCTTAGACCCAAACTCAGAAGACCATTCCCTGCACACTACTGTGACGTTTACATTTCCCGCATCAACCATCCTCGAGGTTGCAAAAGATTGCCATTTTGTGCCAAGTTATGGACACTCCCATGATATTGGGCACTCATGTGATAGTGGGACTTCCATGCCAACAACAATCTTTATAGACATAGAGAGACTGGTGGCTGCCATCCCATCAGTGTGGGCTGAGTTTGAatgcaggtcccagaggtgaaaggaaacTTTTCCAATGCACTGTGCCACCCAGCGCCCCCCCAACTCCACCTCCCCAGACACCATCTGCTGCTTGAAAGGCCAGAGAGGCAAGCTGCTCCCCAGATGTGCATGAACAGTTCTGGGGTGACGCCAACTTGATGTGCTCTCTCTCCTTATGAAGCCCCTTCCCTAGCCTAGATCGAGAACCACCCTGTGGAAAATCACTGGCATAAACCCATGTTCTACCTCAATGTTTCAGAGCAATAACATTTTTTACCATATTAAATAAACCAGATAATTTGACACTGATCATAGGCCCAGCCCAATCCAACTCAGCCCGGATCAATTTGGCATTCACTCAACTCTTAACTTCTGAAGGAGAATTTATTGAGTGGCATATCTGTTAATTACCGCTACATGCAGTTCCACTAACCTTCTGTGCCCAGTGCATGGGGTTCCTCTGAACTGCCCAGGTACAAGTAGCTACCCCACTCTGTGAAATCGCTCGCTTTATTAGTCCTTTATTGTATGGTGACAACGTCTGTGAAAGAAAGTGAAGATGTTATCAGAAAGATATGAATAGGTTTGACTTGTAGAACAGATTcattaaagaatttttttttaattcgttcataggatgtgggcgttgctggcaaggccagcatttattacccatctctaattacccttgtgaaggtggtggtgagccgccttcttgaactgatgcagtccgtgtggtggaggtactcccacagtgctgttaggtagggagttccaggattttgacccagtgacaatgaaggaacagccatatatttccaatttgagatggtgtgagacttgaaggggaacgtgcaggtggtgttgttcccatgtgcctgctacccttgtccttctaggtggtagaggtcgcgagtttgggaggtgctgacgaagaagccttggcgagttgctgcagtgcatcctgtgaatggtacacactgcagccactgtgcgccggtggtgaagggagtgaacatttagagtgatggatggggtgccaatcaagcgggctgctttatcctggatagtgtcgagcttcttgagtgttgttgaagttgcactcatccaggcaagtggagagtattccatcacactcctgacttgtgccttgtagatggtggaaaggctttggggagtcaggaggtgagtcactcgccgcagaatacccagcctctgacctgctcttgtagccacagtatttatgtggctggtccagttaagtttctggtcaatggtgacccccaggatgttgatggtgggggattcggcgatggtaatgtcgttgaatgtcaaggggaagtggttagactctctcttgttggacttgatcattgcctggcacttgtctggcgcgaatgtccaggtcttgctgcatgcgggcatcgactgtttcattatctgaagggttgcgaatggaagtgaacaatgtgcaatcatcagcaaacatccctatttctgactttatgatggagggaaggttattgatgaagcagctgaagatggttgggcctaggacactgccctgagaaactcctgcagcaatatcctggggctgagctgattggcctccaacaaccaccaccatcttcctttgtggtaggtatgactccagccactggagagttttccccgattcccattgacttcaattttactagggctccttggtgccacactcggtcaaatgctgccttgatgtcaagggcagtcactctcacctcacttctggaattcagcacttttgtccatgtttggaccaaggctgtaatgaggtctggagccgagctgTCCTGGCAGAACCttaactgagcatcgatgagcaggttattggtgagtaagtgccgcttgatagcactgtcgacgacaccttccatcactttgctgacgattgagagtagactgaggggacggtaattggccggattggatttgtcctgctttttgtggacaggacatacccgggcaattttccaaatgggggtggagagagattggAGCTTGTCTTCACGATCCATACTCAGGATCCACATCAAGCATCCCTAATATAGTACAATGGTTTAGATGcagtatgaacatatgaaaatgacgggcaggaaaagacatgCTAAtccatcgagcctgccccacattcatgatggctgaagcatcatgactagacactaggtgtttctgcggccgcagacgtgactccatgatggtatgttgcctccctagtgccagggtcaaggatgtcacggagcggctgcaggacattctgaagggggagggtgaacagccagagtttgtggtccatatcggtaccaacgacaacggtaaaaaaagggatgaggtcctgcaagcagaatatagggagttaggaaataaattaaaaagcaggacctctaaggtagtaatctcaggattactcccagtgccac includes:
- the LOC137300706 gene encoding bile salt-activated lipase-like: MACWVFLSVVLSSCFLGAASRATLGVVNTEGGRVEGTFKRDGLFASVDIFKGIPFAAPPKRFEKAEPHPGWPDVLKTKKFKPRCFQTTLAQNDVFGSEDCLYLNIWIPQGRTVSTNLPVMIWIFGGGFLAGAGHGANFLNNYLYDGLEIASRGNVIVVTFNYRVGPLGFLSTGDANAPGNYGLWDQHMAISWVKRNIAAFGGDPNKITIFGESAGGASVSLQTLSPYNKGLIKRAISQSGVATCTWAVQRNPMHWAQKLAAKVGCPKDDPAAMMACLKITDPKAVTLAIPLKLVNLEVPLVFYLIWAPVIDGDFIPDEPKKLYHNAAGVDYIAGVNNMDGHLFAGLDVPSINQAGLGKTYPEDLYHLIQGLTMNTRGQGTNITYAQYTKDWPSTPSQKTIKRTVVELETDVLFLVPTQLALDLHYQHAQGAQTFSYVFSYPSRAPIFPNWLGADHAEDLQYVFGKPFATPLGYRPRDRDVSRHIIAYWTNFAHTGDPSRGESKVPTPWIQYTSTYTQYLDINKDIDVNSVKQRLRYDSVSFWNQTYAALEATL